The Apus apus isolate bApuApu2 chromosome 21, bApuApu2.pri.cur, whole genome shotgun sequence genome has a segment encoding these proteins:
- the POU3F1 gene encoding POU domain, class 3, transcription factor 1 yields the protein MAATAQYLPRSAALMHPDSDRLHQGTTYREVQKMMHHEYLQGLAPATGHAVGLAHHQWLPSAGTDWGSGGGGGGAHLPPAEHGKGGPPGPREELAAAAAFHHRQHLVHQTAAGGAAGGWAQGAAHHLPPMSPPSGQPLLYAQPYAGLNGMLGPPAPALHHGLRDPLGAEEAGAHELAASPPPLGPPEPSDEDAPSSDDLEQFAKQFKQRRIKLGFTQADVGLALGTLYGNVFSQTTICRFEALQLSFKNMCKLKPLLNKWLEETDSSTGSPTNLDKIAAQGRKRKKRTSIEVGVKGALENHFLKCPKPSAHEITSLADSLQLEKEVVRVWFCNRRQKEKRMTPAGVPHPPMEDVYAQADTSPLHHALPGAVQ from the coding sequence ATGGCCGCCACCGCGCAGTACCTGCCGCGCTCCGCCGCGCTCATGCACCCCGACAGCGACCGGCTGCACCAGGGCACCACGTACCGCGAGGTGCAGAAGATGATGCACCACGAGTATCTGCAGGGGCTGGCCCCCGCCACCGGGCACGCCGTCGGGCTGGCGCACCACCAGTGGCTGCCCAGCGCCGGCACGGACTGGGGCAGCGGCGGGGGTGGCGGGGGCGCGCACCTCCCGCCCGCCGAGCACGGCAAGGGCGGCCCGCCGGGACCCCGCGAGGAGctggcggccgccgccgccttcCACCACCGGCAGCACCTGGTGCACCAGACagcggcgggcggcgcggcgggcgggtGGGCTCAGGGCGCCGCGCACCACCTGCCGCCAATGTCCCCGCCGTCGGGACAGCCGTTGCTCTACGCACAGCCCTACGCGGGCCTCAACGGGATGCTGGGCCCGCCGGCACCCGCGCTGCACCACGGGCTGCGCGACCCGCTGGGCGCCGAGGAGGCGGGTGCCCACGAGCTGGCGGCGTCGCCGCCGCCGCTGGGACCACCCGAGCCGTCGGACGAGGACGCGCCTAGTTCCGACGACCTGGAGCAGTTCGCGAAGCAGTTCAAGCAGCGGCGGATCAAACTGGGCTTCACGCAGGCCGACGTGGGGCTGGCGCTGGGCACCCTCTACGGGAACGTCTTCTCGCAGACGACCATCTGCCGGTTCGAGGCGCTGCAGCTGAGCTTCAAGAACATGTGCAAGCTGAAGCCGCTGCTCAACAAGTGGCTGGAGGAGACGGACTCCAGCACGGGCAGCCCCACCAACCTGGACAAGATCGCGGCGCAGGGCCGGAAGCGCAAGAAGCGCACCTCCATCGAGGTGGGCGTCAAGGGCGCTCTGGAGAACCACTTCCTCAAGTGCCCCAAGCCTTCGGCGCACGAGATCACCTCCCTGGCGgactccctgcagctggagaaggaggtggTGCGGGTCTGGTTCTGCAACAGGCGGCAGAAGGAGAAGCGCATGACGCCGGCCGGGGTCCCGCACCCGCCCATGGAGGACGTTTACGCACAGGCGGACACGTCGCCGCTGCACCACGCGCTGCCCGGCGCCGTGCAGTGA